One region of Qipengyuania sp. SS22 genomic DNA includes:
- the ffh gene encoding signal recognition particle protein translates to MFDNLSDRLGNVFDRLKGRGALSESDVREAMREIRIALLEADVALPVVRRFIDAVTEKAIGQDVLKSVTPGQQVVKIVDDELVDMLGGTEVEGLNFAAKPPVVIMMVGLQGSGKTTTTAKLGKLIREKHGKKALMASLDVNRPAAQEQLKVLGEQVDVGTLPIIEGQQPVDIARRAMESAKLQAADVLLLDTAGRLHVDEALMAEMKAIAGVSTPTEVLLVVDSLTGQDAVNVAQSFTGEVPLTGVVLTRMDGDARGGAALSMRYVTGKPIKFAGTGEKLDAIEAFDPRRVAGRILGMGDVVSLVEKAAESIKQDEAEALAKKMAQGKFDLEDLRMQLKQMQNMGGLGMLAGMLPGMKKAKAAMAASNMDDRVLLHMDAIIGSMTPKERTKPALLNAKRKKRVAAGSGTDVQTVNKVLKMHQEMGRAMKQIKKMGGMKGLGALFGGGGMGAAMPGLGGPGSGAGGLPGMGGGKGPGVDPSTLPPDLQNMLKKK, encoded by the coding sequence ATGTTCGACAATCTGTCCGACCGCCTCGGTAATGTCTTCGACCGCCTGAAGGGGCGTGGCGCGCTGAGCGAAAGCGACGTGCGCGAGGCGATGCGCGAAATCCGCATCGCGCTGCTCGAAGCCGATGTCGCGCTGCCCGTCGTGCGCCGCTTCATCGATGCCGTCACCGAAAAGGCGATCGGGCAGGACGTCCTCAAATCGGTCACTCCGGGCCAGCAGGTCGTCAAGATCGTCGATGACGAGCTGGTCGACATGCTCGGCGGAACCGAGGTCGAGGGGCTCAATTTCGCCGCCAAGCCGCCGGTCGTGATCATGATGGTCGGCCTGCAGGGCTCGGGCAAGACCACCACCACCGCCAAGCTCGGCAAGCTGATCCGCGAAAAGCACGGCAAGAAGGCGCTGATGGCGTCGCTCGACGTCAACCGTCCGGCCGCGCAGGAACAGCTCAAGGTGCTCGGCGAGCAGGTCGATGTCGGGACGCTGCCGATTATCGAGGGCCAGCAGCCGGTCGATATCGCCCGCCGCGCGATGGAAAGCGCCAAGCTGCAGGCTGCCGACGTGCTGCTGCTCGATACCGCGGGCCGCCTGCATGTCGATGAAGCGCTGATGGCCGAGATGAAGGCGATTGCCGGTGTCTCGACGCCAACCGAAGTGCTGCTGGTGGTCGACAGCCTGACCGGCCAGGACGCGGTCAATGTCGCGCAGAGCTTTACCGGCGAAGTGCCGCTGACCGGCGTCGTGCTGACCCGGATGGACGGCGATGCACGCGGCGGTGCGGCGCTGTCGATGCGCTATGTCACCGGCAAGCCGATCAAGTTTGCCGGTACGGGCGAGAAGCTCGACGCGATCGAGGCATTCGATCCCCGGCGCGTGGCCGGCCGTATCCTCGGCATGGGCGATGTCGTGTCGCTGGTCGAAAAGGCCGCCGAGAGCATCAAGCAGGACGAGGCCGAAGCGCTCGCCAAGAAAATGGCGCAGGGCAAGTTCGACCTCGAGGACCTGCGCATGCAATTGAAGCAGATGCAGAACATGGGCGGGCTGGGCATGCTCGCCGGGATGCTGCCGGGCATGAAGAAGGCCAAGGCCGCGATGGCCGCGTCGAACATGGACGACCGGGTGCTGCTGCATATGGACGCGATCATCGGTTCGATGACGCCCAAGGAACGGACCAAGCCGGCGCTGCTCAACGCCAAGCGCAAGAAGCGCGTTGCGGCGGGTTCGGGCACCGACGTGCAGACCGTCAACAAGGTGCTCAAGATGCACCAGGAGATGGGCCGCGCCATGAAGCAGATCAAGAAAATGGGCGGGATGAAGGGCCTTGGCGCGCTGTTCGGCGGAGGCGGCATGGGTGCCGCCATGCCGGGCCTCGGCGGGCCGGGAAGCGGCGCTGGCGGCCTGCCCGGAATGGGCGGCGGCAAGGGCCCCGGGGTGGATCCTTCCACGCTTCCCCCCGACCTCCAGAACATGCTCAAGAAGAAATAA
- a CDS encoding CBU_0592 family membrane protein codes for MIDLDWAAWIGFVGTACIIGAYAYLTSTEKPNSFILHGTNLAGAALLTVSLLVHTNWPSLVLEGFWAAIALWGLAKAVRGRKQAR; via the coding sequence ATGATCGACCTCGACTGGGCAGCCTGGATCGGCTTCGTCGGCACCGCCTGTATAATCGGTGCCTATGCCTATCTCACCTCTACCGAGAAACCCAACTCCTTCATCCTGCATGGCACCAATCTGGCAGGTGCCGCGCTGCTGACCGTCTCGCTGCTGGTTCACACCAATTGGCCCAGCCTCGTGCTCGAAGGATTCTGGGCAGCGATTGCCCTGTGGGGCTTGGCCAAGGCGGTCCGCGGGCGCAAACAGGCACGATGA
- the gloB gene encoding hydroxyacylglutathione hydrolase, giving the protein MLDVHQFPCLTDNYGFLLHDPASGETAAIDTPDGGEYLKQADAKGWRITQIWNTHWHPDHAGGNKTIVEATGATVIAPREVERLSPIDRVVGNGDSVMLGDWQARVIDVSGHTNGHIAYYIAEADMAFVGDSVFALGCGRMFEGEPEQFWNSLDRIRQLPDNTLLYCAHEYTAANAKFALHADPDNAELALYAARIDEQRAKDEPTVPTLLSRELATNPFLRADDADLRDRWGGSSPAETFAALRAAKDSF; this is encoded by the coding sequence ATGCTAGACGTCCACCAGTTCCCCTGCCTGACCGACAATTACGGTTTCCTGCTCCACGATCCCGCCAGCGGGGAAACCGCGGCGATCGACACGCCCGATGGCGGCGAATACCTCAAGCAGGCCGACGCCAAGGGCTGGCGTATCACGCAGATCTGGAACACGCATTGGCACCCCGACCATGCCGGCGGGAACAAGACCATCGTCGAGGCGACTGGGGCAACGGTCATCGCGCCGCGCGAAGTCGAACGCCTGTCACCCATCGACCGCGTGGTCGGCAATGGCGACAGCGTAATGCTGGGCGACTGGCAGGCGCGGGTGATCGACGTGTCGGGCCACACCAACGGCCACATCGCCTATTACATAGCCGAGGCAGACATGGCTTTTGTCGGCGACAGCGTCTTCGCACTGGGCTGCGGGCGGATGTTCGAAGGCGAGCCCGAGCAGTTCTGGAACAGCCTCGACCGGATACGCCAGCTCCCCGACAACACGCTGCTCTATTGCGCGCATGAATATACCGCGGCGAATGCCAAGTTCGCGCTCCATGCCGATCCCGACAATGCCGAGCTCGCGCTCTATGCCGCGCGGATCGACGAGCAGCGCGCCAAGGACGAACCGACCGTTCCCACCTTGCTGTCGCGCGAACTGGCGACCAACCCCTTCCTGCGCGCCGACGACGCCGATCTGCGCGATCGTTGGGGCGGATCGAGCCCGGCGGAGACCTTCGCCGCATTGCGCGCCGCAAAGGACAGTTTCTAA
- the aroA gene encoding 3-phosphoshikimate 1-carboxyvinyltransferase: MNCRYGNPRLTAHRFTPAGPLTGRIRVPGDKSISHRALMFGALAVGRSRISGLLEGEDVLATAAALRAMGAQIERDGDDWVVDGVGVGGLLQPDAALDMGNSGTSTRLLLGLVASHAITAAFTGDASLSKRPMGRVIDPLSLMGASFTPSPGGTLPLMMEGIEPAVPIEYCLPVASAQVKSAVLLAGLNTPGITTVIEPVPTRDHTERMLRGFGADLSVEETDGARIIRVHGPADLHPCDIEVPGDPSSAAFFAVAASIVPGSDLVIANVGLNPTRNGILEVLGQMGAKIEYQDAREVGGEPVADLRVRHAQLTGITVEPAVAPRMIDEFPVLFVAAALAEGTTVTSGLEELRVKESDRLSAMAQALRAAGVTLEETDDGLIIEGTGGAPLAGGGPVTTHLDHRIAMSMAIAGLVSREGVALDTVDPIATSFPGFVGLLQEAAA; this comes from the coding sequence ATGAACTGCCGATACGGAAACCCCCGCTTGACCGCCCACCGCTTCACCCCCGCAGGACCGCTGACCGGACGCATTCGCGTACCCGGCGACAAATCGATCAGCCACCGCGCGCTGATGTTCGGCGCGTTGGCAGTCGGCCGCAGCCGCATTTCGGGCCTGCTCGAGGGCGAGGACGTGCTCGCCACCGCCGCCGCGCTGCGCGCGATGGGCGCGCAGATCGAACGCGACGGTGACGATTGGGTGGTCGACGGCGTCGGTGTGGGCGGGCTGCTGCAACCGGACGCAGCGCTCGACATGGGCAATTCGGGCACTTCTACCCGACTGCTGCTGGGCCTTGTCGCAAGCCACGCGATCACTGCCGCCTTTACCGGCGATGCCAGCCTTTCGAAGCGCCCGATGGGCCGTGTGATCGACCCGCTCTCCTTGATGGGGGCCAGTTTCACCCCCTCGCCCGGCGGCACGCTGCCGCTGATGATGGAGGGCATCGAGCCTGCTGTGCCGATCGAATACTGCCTGCCCGTCGCCAGCGCGCAGGTGAAGAGCGCGGTGCTGCTGGCAGGCCTCAACACGCCGGGCATCACCACCGTGATCGAGCCGGTTCCGACCCGCGACCATACCGAGCGCATGCTGCGCGGCTTCGGCGCCGACCTGAGCGTGGAAGAGACCGATGGCGCGCGCATCATCCGCGTGCATGGCCCCGCCGACCTGCACCCCTGCGATATCGAGGTGCCGGGCGATCCGTCTTCTGCGGCATTCTTTGCGGTTGCGGCCAGCATCGTGCCCGGCAGCGACCTCGTGATCGCAAACGTCGGCCTCAATCCGACCCGCAACGGCATTTTGGAAGTGCTCGGGCAGATGGGCGCGAAGATCGAGTATCAGGACGCGCGTGAAGTCGGCGGCGAGCCGGTGGCCGACCTGCGCGTGCGCCATGCTCAGCTGACCGGCATCACGGTCGAGCCCGCAGTCGCCCCCCGCATGATCGACGAATTTCCCGTACTGTTCGTCGCCGCCGCGCTGGCCGAAGGCACCACCGTTACCAGCGGCCTCGAGGAATTGCGCGTCAAGGAAAGCGACCGCCTGTCCGCCATGGCGCAGGCGCTGCGCGCAGCAGGGGTCACGTTGGAAGAAACCGACGACGGCCTGATCATCGAAGGTACCGGCGGCGCGCCGCTGGCGGGCGGCGGCCCGGTCACCACCCATCTCGATCATCGCATCGCGATGAGCATGGCGATTGCCGGCCTCGTCAGCCGCGAGGGCGTTGCGCTCGACACGGTCGACCCCATCGCGACCAGCTTCCCCGGCTTCGTCGGTTTGTTGCAGGAGGCCGCGGCATGA
- a CDS encoding NADPH:quinone oxidoreductase family protein: protein MKAVLVRELSPDLSGVELAEIAQPAGDVLVRVRAASLNYPDLLMTQGTYQFKPEPPFVSGLEMAGEVVEAPADCGFVPGDRVRGGAKTGAFAEYVALPAAALRKVPEAMDCAHAAAMGAAYHTAYVALVEIGGLEAGQTVLVHGASGGVGLAACDLAQAMGAKVIAATHREDKLDRLRVIAKPDAAILNTGRFREDVSELTGGRLCDLVFDPVGGDVFDESTRCVTFGGKLLVIGFVAGRIPEIAVNIPLIKGFSVVGVRAGEYARRFPERGAHIAQAIDQLASEGRITPHVERTLPLASWREAFEAMARGEIIGKLVLEP, encoded by the coding sequence ATGAAGGCCGTTCTCGTCCGCGAACTGTCGCCCGACCTGTCGGGGGTCGAGCTGGCCGAGATCGCCCAGCCTGCCGGCGATGTGCTGGTCCGCGTACGCGCCGCCTCGCTCAACTATCCCGACCTGCTGATGACGCAGGGCACATACCAGTTCAAACCCGAGCCGCCCTTCGTCTCGGGTCTCGAAATGGCTGGCGAAGTGGTGGAAGCCCCTGCCGATTGCGGCTTCGTCCCGGGTGACAGGGTACGCGGCGGGGCCAAGACCGGCGCCTTTGCCGAATATGTCGCGCTGCCCGCTGCCGCGCTGCGCAAGGTCCCTGAGGCAATGGACTGCGCGCACGCTGCGGCGATGGGCGCTGCCTATCACACCGCCTATGTCGCGCTGGTCGAGATTGGCGGGCTGGAAGCCGGACAGACGGTGCTGGTGCATGGGGCCAGCGGCGGGGTCGGCCTTGCCGCCTGCGATCTGGCCCAGGCGATGGGCGCAAAGGTAATCGCCGCCACGCACCGCGAGGACAAGCTCGACCGTTTGCGCGTGATCGCCAAACCCGATGCGGCGATCCTCAACACCGGCCGCTTCCGCGAAGATGTCAGCGAATTGACCGGGGGGCGATTGTGCGACCTCGTCTTCGATCCCGTCGGCGGCGATGTGTTCGACGAGAGCACCCGCTGCGTCACTTTCGGTGGCAAGCTGCTGGTGATCGGGTTCGTCGCCGGGCGCATCCCCGAAATCGCGGTCAACATCCCGCTGATCAAGGGGTTCTCGGTGGTCGGTGTCCGCGCGGGCGAATACGCCCGCCGTTTCCCCGAGCGCGGCGCCCACATCGCGCAGGCGATCGACCAGCTTGCCAGCGAGGGCCGCATCACGCCCCATGTCGAGCGCACGCTCCCCCTCGCCTCGTGGCGCGAGGCTTTCGAGGCGATGGCGCGCGGCGAGATCATCGGCAAGCTCGTCCTCGAACCGTAA
- a CDS encoding (d)CMP kinase yields the protein MIIAVDGPTASGKGTIAQALAEHFGLPHLDTGLLYRAVGRQVFLDGGDPDNGGDALAGCAFPDELLLDPHLRNEETGGLASRVSVHPAVRQALYERQRRFAMQDGGAVLDGRDIGTVIAPEADAKLFIIASVEARAQRRFIEMRERGVHVTKLEIADDLRRRDERDSNRAVAPLAPAPDAMVIDTSPLSREQSIEAAIEAVREATS from the coding sequence ATGATTATCGCCGTCGACGGACCGACCGCCTCGGGCAAGGGCACCATTGCGCAAGCGCTGGCCGAGCATTTCGGCCTGCCGCATCTCGATACCGGGCTGCTTTATCGTGCGGTCGGGCGGCAGGTGTTCCTCGACGGCGGCGACCCCGACAATGGCGGCGATGCGCTGGCGGGCTGCGCCTTTCCCGACGAACTGCTGCTCGATCCGCATCTGCGAAACGAGGAAACCGGCGGGCTGGCGAGCCGGGTCTCGGTCCACCCGGCGGTGCGTCAGGCACTGTATGAACGCCAGCGCCGCTTCGCCATGCAGGACGGCGGCGCTGTGCTCGACGGGCGCGATATCGGCACCGTCATCGCGCCCGAGGCCGACGCCAAGCTGTTCATCATCGCCAGCGTCGAGGCGCGCGCGCAGCGCCGCTTCATCGAAATGCGCGAACGCGGTGTGCATGTCACCAAGCTCGAGATCGCGGACGATCTGCGCCGGCGCGACGAACGCGACAGCAATCGCGCGGTCGCCCCGCTGGCTCCCGCGCCCGATGCGATGGTCATCGACACCAGCCCGCTGAGCCGCGAGCAGTCGATCGAAGCCGCGATCGAAGCGGTGAGGGAAGCCACTTCCTAG
- the rpsA gene encoding 30S ribosomal protein S1, with the protein MATSANPTRDDFAAMLDEQLGGADDGGFEGRVVKGTVTAIENGMAHIDVGLKSEGRVDLKEFQRSETETAPGVGDEVEVYVDRVENAEGEAMLSRDRARREAAWDKLENEFGEGKRVEGRIFGRVKGGFTVDLDGAVAFLPGSQVDIRPVRDVTPLMDMAQPFQILKMDRRRGNIVVSRRAVLEETRAEQRSELIDKLAEGQVIDGVVKNITDYGAFVDLGGIDGLLHVTDMSYKRVNHPSEMIEIGATVTVQIIRINEETQRISLGMKQLESDPWDGVAAKYPVGMKMTGTVTNITEYGAFVEIEPGIEGLVHVSEMSWTKKNVHPGKIVSTSQEVEVMVLEVDSEKRRISLGLKQAQRNPWEEFAEKHPVGSKVAGEVKNATEFGLFIGLDGDVDGMVHMSDIAWGISGEDALALHRKGEEVEAVVLDVDTDKERISLGMKQLEKGAPTEAGAAGSVRKGETVTVTVLEVRDGGLEVQVGEDGATGFIKRSDLGRDRDEQRPDRFQVGGKVDAMVTGFDRSKKPNFSIKARQIAEEKEAVQQFGSSDSGASLGDILGEALKKKED; encoded by the coding sequence ATGGCAACTTCAGCCAATCCCACCCGCGACGATTTCGCGGCCATGCTCGACGAGCAGCTCGGTGGCGCCGATGACGGCGGCTTCGAAGGCCGCGTCGTCAAGGGCACCGTCACTGCCATCGAAAACGGCATGGCGCACATCGATGTCGGCCTCAAAAGCGAAGGCCGCGTCGACCTCAAGGAATTCCAGCGCTCCGAAACCGAAACCGCGCCCGGCGTCGGCGATGAAGTCGAAGTCTATGTCGACCGCGTCGAAAACGCCGAAGGCGAAGCGATGCTCAGCCGCGACCGCGCCCGCCGCGAAGCCGCCTGGGACAAGCTCGAAAACGAATTCGGCGAAGGCAAGCGCGTCGAAGGCCGCATCTTCGGCCGCGTCAAGGGCGGCTTCACCGTCGACCTCGACGGCGCCGTGGCCTTCCTGCCCGGCAGCCAGGTCGACATCCGCCCCGTGCGCGATGTTACCCCGCTGATGGACATGGCCCAGCCCTTCCAGATCCTCAAGATGGATCGCCGCCGCGGCAACATCGTCGTGTCGCGCCGCGCCGTGCTTGAAGAAACCCGCGCCGAACAGCGCAGCGAACTGATCGACAAGCTGGCCGAAGGCCAGGTGATCGACGGCGTGGTCAAGAACATCACCGATTACGGCGCCTTCGTCGACCTCGGCGGTATCGACGGCCTGCTGCACGTCACCGACATGAGCTACAAGCGGGTCAACCACCCCAGCGAAATGATCGAAATCGGCGCTACCGTGACCGTCCAGATCATCCGCATCAACGAAGAAACCCAGCGCATCAGCCTCGGCATGAAGCAGCTGGAAAGCGATCCGTGGGATGGCGTTGCCGCGAAGTACCCGGTCGGCATGAAGATGACCGGTACCGTGACCAACATCACCGAATACGGCGCCTTCGTCGAAATCGAGCCGGGCATCGAAGGCCTGGTCCACGTTTCGGAAATGAGCTGGACCAAGAAGAACGTCCACCCGGGCAAGATCGTCTCGACCTCGCAGGAAGTCGAAGTCATGGTCCTCGAGGTCGACAGCGAAAAGCGTCGCATCAGCCTCGGCCTCAAGCAGGCCCAGCGCAATCCGTGGGAAGAGTTCGCAGAGAAGCATCCGGTTGGCTCGAAGGTCGCTGGCGAAGTCAAGAACGCCACCGAATTCGGCCTGTTCATCGGTCTCGATGGCGACGTCGACGGCATGGTCCACATGTCGGACATCGCCTGGGGCATCTCGGGTGAAGACGCACTCGCCCTGCACCGCAAGGGTGAAGAAGTCGAAGCCGTCGTTCTGGATGTCGATACCGACAAGGAACGCATCAGCCTCGGCATGAAGCAGCTCGAAAAGGGCGCGCCGACCGAAGCCGGTGCCGCCGGTTCGGTTCGCAAGGGCGAAACCGTCACCGTCACCGTTCTCGAAGTCCGCGATGGCGGGCTCGAAGTGCAGGTTGGCGAAGACGGCGCGACCGGCTTCATCAAGCGTTCGGATCTCGGCCGCGATCGTGACGAACAGCGCCCCGACCGCTTCCAGGTCGGTGGCAAGGTCGATGCGATGGTCACCGGTTTCGACCGTTCGAAGAAGCCCAACTTCTCGATCAAGGCGCGTCAGATCGCCGAAGAGAAGGAAGCGGTGCAGCAGTTCGGTTCGTCCGACTCGGGTGCCTCGCTCGGCGACATCCTCGGCGAAGCGCTGAAGAAGAAGGAAGACTGA
- a CDS encoding TIGR02300 family protein — protein sequence MVKPEWGTKRTCPNCGTRFYDLNKDDPVACIECGEEWSPEPVLKSKQPILAEEESKKKKDAEPDSDLSGDDDDDDLDLDIDEDNDSPDNEVDLGGDDDLGVETKAKGDDDDADES from the coding sequence ATGGTCAAACCGGAATGGGGCACCAAGCGGACCTGCCCGAACTGTGGCACCCGCTTCTACGATCTTAACAAGGACGATCCCGTCGCCTGCATCGAATGCGGCGAAGAATGGTCGCCCGAACCGGTGCTTAAGTCGAAGCAGCCGATTCTTGCCGAGGAAGAAAGCAAGAAGAAGAAGGACGCCGAGCCGGATAGCGATCTGAGCGGCGATGATGATGACGACGATCTCGATCTCGACATCGATGAAGATAACGATTCGCCCGACAATGAAGTCGATCTTGGCGGTGACGACGACCTCGGTGTCGAAACCAAAGCCAAGGGCGACGACGACGACGCCGACGAGAGCTGA